DNA sequence from the Pelecanus crispus isolate bPelCri1 chromosome 4, bPelCri1.pri, whole genome shotgun sequence genome:
AGGATGAAGTGCCAAATTTCACAAACTTTCCTGGGAGACGGGTGGTATCAGTTGCAGAAATAAGTGAGAAGTCTGTAACTCATACAGTTGGCTGCTGTGATTATTTAAAAGTCAAATTAACAAAACCACCTGCTCCAACCAGCAAAGCCTtccacttttattttatttaaaaccagaattcACTGTCTGCACTGTGCATTTTTATTGGCCAAGTAAACTAGTATTGACTCCTTTGGCTCAAGCAAGAGTTTGAACCACTGtctccttctctcttccacCTGCCCACTCATCCTGTAACTGAGAGGTGAACAGCCAACACAAAATGTCTAAGTCTGGTCTCCAGCTCTTTTtccctgcagaggagctgctgagtTGCTCACTGGAGCCCTCATGGGGCAGCTGTGCAAGAAAGATCACATCTGCCATCAAGTAGAGGGACTGTTGCCCTTAAGGTCAGAATGGTGGTCTGGAGCTGTGACAAATACAACAGacaagaagctgctgctttgctccttTGTCTGGAGTGCAGGAACAACTGGCTGGAATCTTTGAAAACCAATATTTTGTTGTATCTGTAATGTTTACTCTGTCAAGAATTGTCTCATTAAAAGGCTGtgggttttccttttaattaattaattaattaattttttacctttcttttctggcCATAAGTCTGACGAATTTGACTTTCTATCACAAAAGAAACTTTCCTGAGGCTTTAATAAGTAAAGTGGAATTCCTTTAGGGAAATTTCCTTCCTGATTATGATTATGTATACCTTTGTGTGTATATGGGTAGATGTATGAGGCAGATGGTAACAGATAGTTCTGCAAACTGTGATGTTTACTTCCAGCATATTCAtgattttttcaaaatctgaaatttcttGAAGGATCTTAAATTGCTTGTTGTAAAGTTTGGGGAGAAAATATAGGAAGTTTATTTGGTTTGCTTCTTAAAAGATGTAGAATCTCTGTCTTAACAAACATAGTCTAGCCCTGAAGTATTAAGGTTGCCCTTAAATTTCTGTCTAGGGCTCCCAGAGGTGGTTGCACTGTGCGGGGACCTCCAAGTTACAGCAAGCTCCCATCATGTCTCCTCTTCCTTAACTAATCAATGTGTGTCAAGGGAGAGGAGGTAGAGACAGAACTCTGTGTAAGTCTTTCATCAGTCTGTAATATCTCGGTTTGGGGTTACAGGCTGCTGTGTGCTATGCAAATggtaatacaaaataaaatagaagaacTGGCCTTAGACATATATAAATTAACAATTCTTGGCTTGCAGACTTTGGTAAATGTACACATAGGTATggttgtttctctgtttttagGAATACACCATAGATATAATTTTTGCCCAGACGTGGTATGACAGTCGTCTAAAATTTAACAGCTCAATGAAAGTGCTTATGCTTAATAGCAACATGGTTGGAAAAATTTGGATTCCAGACACTTTCTTCCGGAACTCAAGGAAATCTGATGCTCACTGGATTACAACTCCAAATCGTTTGCTTCGAATCTGGAGTGATGGAAGAGTGCTATACACTCTAAGGTGGGTTTTTATTAACtgggtagaaaaaaaaaccctgttatgACcaagaatatgaaaataatggATGTAAGTCAAATCCTTGGCATCTCCTTTGTTGTGGGCCACAGGAGTTTGCAAGGAGTttattaaaggagaaaaaaaaaaagatgttttgatcattaaaaacatgaaaataatggCATTGAAATACATTGCCTAGATAACTGGATAAAGACAATTGAAGGGGATAGCAAATTTTAATCTCATTTAGGTACAGGcaagattaaagaaaaagatgttatgTAGCATGTAGCACGATGTGGTGGTCTGTAACTGACATACTGCAGATCTAGTCATAAATTGttttgcaattttgttttctgttctaaatAGTTAAGTATGTAATTTCTACCAAATTATGTCCTgtaaataaaagatgaaatgcttcagaaaataaaaatcataagaAGTTTGATTAAAGCTAAGGCCCCAGTCCTGCATATACTTCTTCACATGTTTACCTTTGCAAGCTATGAAAATCAACAAATCTGTTCATCCAAATTAGGCATAAGCAAACAAGTTGGTGATAATTCTTCTTGGCAAAGGGGGGATGCTTGGGCTGGTTTTAAACTTACCATCTATATCTGTACGGAGTCACTTATCAAACAGTTCTTGGAAGGCTGTAGTCTACAGAAAGCATCTCAGGATCAtctctcagttttgttttttaagtatgCCTAAAAAACCTTGCAATAAATTAGGAGCTGATTGAGAAGCAGTCCATGCAGAGGATATCATAAATCTGACTCTGCTCTTaagggtttatttatttattttaaacaaaaaggagCACCTTTTAATGACtttcttttcagtcatttaCACTGTTTTCATATGCAGGCTAGCTGTATTGTATGAACAATTTATAAAAGTCTTCTGTATCAGAAGTAAGAAGAATTAGAATCTTTTAAAAGGATTCTCTTCActgaattttttcttaatatgttTCATTTGAGAGCATACAAATATCTCCGAGAGCATGTTTTAAACAGTTTATTACGCTGTTGCTTATAAAAATCTCTAGAGACCCTCTTCTGTtcacatgctatttttttttctttttgtatctAACAATTCTAGAATCATACTTGGACTTTACCCTTCCATTGTCCATTCAGTTTCAATgtacaatttcttttaaacagggtctaagtaaaacaaagaaacaaaacaatgcaaccaaaaaaaccatGTGAGCTCTCCAAGAGCAATAGGTTAGAATTATTGTGCTAGAGTATGAGCATCTGTGTAGGTGAGGATATGGCCTGAATGTGGCCTAAGGTGGAGTAACATTGAGAGGTTCATATGTTGGTTATTGAAGGATCTGACAGCACTCCAGGTTCACAGTCTCCCCTCTACCACCACTCTTTCCCGAATGGTACTTGAGGGAGCAGATGTGGTGATTCTGTTAGTCAGACTTACCGAGTCTCCTCTGAGGGTAGTCTTTGGTCTGTCCAGTGCACCCATCAGTGATTCCAGAGCTAGCTGTGTGGCTTTTAATaaaagtctggttttgttttctttttctttaagtatttGACTATCCAAAggttgaaaatggaaaacaaaggcaATAAATACATATACTGTTTTTGGCAATCTGTAAAGCATCTTCAGAAGGATGCAAGTGTTTTACTTGTAAAtgtggggtttctttttctagCCCCCTCCCCAGTATATGGCAAGAAATACACTTTCCCTTATAAACTTTTCCTTGGTCAGGACAGATTTCAAGAAAGGTCCTAGTGATGCTTTGCGTGGAAGAACTACTTTGTTCACAGACTTATAGGGCTTTCTGGCAGCGCATAGCAGaatcttcctttcccctttttttctagTATGTAAGTATTGCATACAGTCCAGTATGTAAGCATTATGCTAATTTTCAACGTTGATTTTAGAAGACATTCTGGCTTTCTTCACTGTGTTACCAACAAAGGAGGagctattttaaatgcaaagaagGCAGTTTGTAGTCTAGCCCCTTACTGTAGCTTCCTAGTGAAAGTTATCAGAACTGGGTTTTGCATTTGTTGCTTGGAAAGTCTTTGGAAATCTGTGatagtattttcaaaagcagcaagtGATTCAGCTGATACTGTTATGAGTCCtaaactactttaaaaatgtattttagctgCCTGAATTACTTGAATGCCTTAGACAGTAAATGAGTAGAAATATCAAGTCTGCTCTTTCCTATCAGTACTACTGTCTTCACCAGAGCTGCTTCCATGAGTATAGAGCAAGCCCAAGAGTGTCCGCACTTTCTCTCTTGTGTATATAGCCACCAGATACAATGATGCCAAATGCAATTTGACTTGACAAATGTGTTCTTCAGCAGTTTCCTTTATTTGCTATTATAAACTCCCCTCCTTGCCCTGCCTTCAGTCCCTCCCTTTTATCCCCTATTTCTGGTAGAGAGTTGAGAGATCCCCCCAAATCAattgaaaatttttaaatggctcAAAATGCCAACTGAAACAATGCAGGTCCTCAGGTTGCATATGAAAGTTTTTGTTCTTTGGAGGTGATGCTGGATGTTTTTTACAGATACACAGTTGGCTATGCATAACATCCATTAATTggcaaaatttatttctgttcatgttCTTTACTTACTTGTCTGAAGTGTCTGGATGCTTGAAtataatctgttttcttttttttttccttccttttctaatTAGGTTGACAATTAATGCTGAATGTTATCTTCAGCTTCATAACTTTCCTATGGATGAACACTCCTGTCCACTGGAGTTTTCAAGCTGTAGGtggtaaaatacttttttttttttttttccccctttacaTTCAGGCTTTAAATTTCCTTAAATTCTGGCAGCAAGAGAGCaagtgtttactttttaaagtctTGTAGTGAAGGAAGGAACTGAGCTGTTTATGTTTTGATTAgatttgttgcatttttaatgCGTTATTAAATGCAGTAATGAATGAGTTGAATTACATGGATTTCATTTAGttgcaactttaaaaataatcatattgCTTAGGAGTCTGATACAATGCCCATTCCAGTTGATGGAAATCTATTGCCCTGGAAGAGCTTTATTTTCTATGCCTGCCAGACTTGCCAGCTTTGAATTAGTTCCATGTGGTatacttaaaaggaaaaataagttctGTCTTCTTCAACCTGTTCCTGCAAATGCTTAATCAGTGTAAGAAGTCCTTCTCCTTTCAGTGGGACTTATTTATGTGAGCATGAAACACAACTTTTgggtttcatttctttaatataaactatattaaaaaaaatgttcctaagGGAATTGTGCTATTACTGgcaaaagaaacccaaaccacctGAACACAGCTAAACGACTTATTCCTAAATGTGAGACTTAATAGGCAATGAAATCAAACTTCAgtgattctttttaaattaatgttttcatttagtaCTTCCTTCTTGAGCACTTCCAACTAAATGAGCTTTGGTAGCTCCATCGGTTAAATAGTTGTGCCACACAAGTGAGTCTTGCTTAAGttaatttctgcctttctgcaagATAATGTGGGTCAACATGTGAGACACATGAAAATCAAGAGGGTTGCACTTCCTTAAGGTTGAAGTACTGGACAGTGAATAAGGCAACAAAAATCCATTCTGGGAATAACAGACAAAGAAATTTGCAATAAATGTCAATAGGAATTTTATCAAATTATGTACTAATAAGTGTTTGTCCTTTTAAGTTCTTCATGCTCGGTTAATGATCATGTATATTACATTTATGTATTAATTCATAGTGATGATTCTGAGCCAAATTTTCATCTCTGAGTTCCAGAATATTGTGTAGATACTTCCTAAACATTTGTATTTACATAGTTTTTGATTGATCATACATTTAGCTGGGCTTAAAACTGAGGCTAGGTATTTTGTGGTTAAATTTTAAGTGTATCAGGTGGACTATAGATTGGCTTTCTCTCTGATCCACTTTATGTAAACAACTTCAGACATCACAAAACATGCTTTGATATATACCGTGGCTGAACACTTGATTTGCTCTATTTTGTTCTAGATGGATATCCCAGAAATGAAATTGAatacaaatggaagaaaacctcTGTTGAAGTGGCAGATCCAAAATACTGGAGATTGTATCAGTTTGCATTTGTAGGGTTAAGAAATACAACTGAAATTTCTCATACCTTGTCTGGTAAGGCAAAGTGTTATTTCATGTAATATCTATGTAGAACAAGACTAACAGATGAAGACACAACTAAAAACCATTTTCAATGTCATGTcagtattgtttttctttttttaattgataggTGATTATATTATTATGACAATCTTCTTTGATCTCAGCAGACGTATGGGATATTTTACTATTCAGACATACATTCCTTGTATACTCACAGTTGTTCTTTCATGGGTGTCATTTTGGATCAATAAGGATGCGGTTCCTGCAAGGACTTCTCTGGGTAAGAATGTCTCTTTTCAACCTTGAAGGGTCTGGTACTCCCCAGGAATACAAATCTGCAGCAGGGAGTAAATTAACCACAGTTTATTCTCCTCCAGATTGTGACCATTGGTCACTCTTTCTCTTGAACTGCAAGATTAACAGTAGGAGGATCCTGCTGTGGTTGCACAGCAGGGCTCAAGGAAGGAGTGTTGAGAATGAAAATCTGGAAATCCTGATCCAAGCCTTGTGGATTTGCTATTGTtcacatagatttttttttttctcctttatgttCTGTGTGTAATCTCCAGGGATGGCAAAATGGCAATGTCTGACAAGTATGATTAAACTTCACGTAGCATCATGGAACAAAGGATGTCATTACTACACAGGCAAAAGCCATAAAGAtctgttttttgggggggggggggggttggtttttttttgggggaggggagtgTTTTtattgttggtgttttttttaataacagaaatgATTCCATTGTTCTTTTAAGCCCGGGATAGGACAGAAAATTTGCAATCAAAGTTGCACTTCAAGCAGTTAAGCTTATAACTCACAAAAACTGTCTCACTGTCCTGTTTTTACTACAAACAGTACTGGAGTGTGTTGCAAATTCTGCTACAGAGATAATTCTGTGTTAGTGTCACCTTGGCTGACCTGTTTAGTGTGGTGTCAGTCTCCTATATTTGACTGTTTAGGATTCATGCGCTGCCTTGGAGAAGAGTCGTAGTCCCCACATAAAGCAGGATGGACAGGGGTGTGTGGAGCACACAGGAAGCACACTAGCAACTTCGAGCTTAGCAGTGACAGATGCTTTTAGTAAAACCGGTGACAGCAGCATAACCTATTGTGGGGGAAAGACCAAGAGCTGAGGGTGCATCTTAGGAAGTGAGAGATGtgagttaattttcctcaacAGCTTATAGGATTGTGAAGACACTATTCCCAGGGTCTAGGAGCATTTCCTACCAGAAGGATGAGTCCAGGCTTTAACTCCCTGCCTTTCCCGCTGAAATTGGACCACTGTGCAGTCAAGCCTGTAAGATTAATGAGTCAAGAAAGAAAGTAAGTGAAAATGAGCATGGCTCAGTAGCTTAATGAAAAGGTAAGGGAAGAAAATCCGAGTCTTGGATCTGAACTTCATGCTATTTAAAAGTACTGCAAAGTTTAGTGAAGAAAGCCTAAAATCTTGATTAAATAAGTGAAACTGTCTCTTGAGAGTTTCAAATCTTGATTTAGAAATTtattataagattttttttgtctgactAATCATTGGACATCATTGTGGGTTCTGTCTGGAAAGACACTAGCTATAACAGGAAAAACTGTTGCATTGATATCCTGCTAGTTCTGTATCCAGTTTGTTCTTTTCACGGAGTACTTTTTCTATGCCATGAACCTAGCAAATTTGCCTTTGATCTCATGGTTAAGCTAGAGTTTTCATGCTCCCACTTCAGCAGTACTAACCTTCATCTACTTGAGTTGTATTACAAAGGTCTGCAATACAGTATTTACAGCTCCCTGCAGTTAACTCTGAGTTCCTTTTGTGTGAACATGCGGAAGCCATCATTTGACAGATTGCAGGATGACTTTTCTCACATGGAGATGTTctggtgaagaagaaaaagaataccaGTCAAATAGACACTAATTTATAGTAAAAGACTGAGAAATTAagacaaaaaagccaaaactaAGCAAGGTCCACCGTGGCAAGCAGTCATGATGCTGTGGAAGATTTTGTCCCTGTGCCAGCCCCCTGTATGCCTTTCAGATAGTGGAGAGGGCTGGGAAAGTCCATGTCTCCCTTTGTCCTCACTGAACAGAAGTCACTAAGGGGAATGGTGGGTGTCACCTCCCACCTGGAGGCTGTGCTGGGGTCTGGTACACTGAAAAAGCTTGCGCCTTTTTCTACTGTGTGTGTTGAGAGATCCTGGCAGAGTGTGGTTTCCCAAAGCAAAAGGTTTGACATAATTCAAGGTATTCAGATATTTAATTATGCAGAGAAATGCCTAatcaattttcaaaagcatctaGTGGGAGCaaagcacttttgaaaaacTCTGTGGTTATTTGTTTGCCCTTTTAGGCATGTAATTTCATTGGGAAATCTGTTGCAAAATCACTACTGCTTTCCTGCTGCAGGATCAATCCATAGTGACCCCTGATTctgtgctttgatttaaaaGCCATAGACAACCTTAGACTGGTGTAACACAGTTTTTTGCAATAAGCCTGATCATGTAAATAACAAATTATTTGTGTGTTCAAGTATTGCTCTCCAAAGGAATGGTCACATCTTAATTTTGGATTGCTATGAAAAAGGTTTTGCATCTCCCTGAAACATGAACTATAAGAAGAAAGTGTTAACACCTTCTAAATGTTAAACCAGTAAAGAGTGGTATAGTTGATATTCTGAACGCAATGCTATTAAGGCCAGCTTGTTCTTTTAATTAACTTGTACGTAAGTGAATCAAGGGAAACATTTTCTATTACTTAAGACACAGTATTGAAAAAATGCCTAGTAACTTAGAATGAGACCAGAAGGCCATGAAGGTCATCTAGTTTGACCTGCTACATGTCAGAAGCAAACAATTGAAAgcattattcctttttcttgtgttttctgaaagtttgaAATCATTGATAAATaacatacctttttttctgaatgtttccttttgtacattttaatctttcaagagccttttttttaatctttcaagagactttttttgtgtttataaaatTTGCGTGCTTTTTTGTACCTGTTTGCCTATTGTATTTGTTGTCTGTGTGGATTCTATAACAGATTTATAAAATTACACAAACTTTCTCCATGCCTTTGTTTATTCAGTGTGTGTTGAAAATGGGAGGGATGTAAACTGAAGGTGAAATGTGCTGCCTTCCTTCTTCATGATCCCATGGTGGCCACTGGATCCACTGGGATGGTTTCTTGCAATAGCACCGATGTGTGTGGGTGTGATCAGTGGTGAACCCTGCTGAGGCTCAGTTCCTGCATGCCTTATGAATGAATTAAGGGCTAATTTGAGGAAGTTTTTTTGTGGCAATATGACTGGATTACTTCTACACTTCcctcttcctgtctttttttctttctttctcaaacAGGCATTACAACAGTGCTGACCATGACAACGTTGAGTACAATTGCTAGGAAGTCACTCCCAAAGGTTTCCTATGTGACAGCAATGGacctttttgtttcagtttgcttcatttttgtgtttgctgcCTTGATGGAATATGGCACCTTGCATTACTTTACCAGCAACAGAAAAGgggacaaaggaaaagaaaagaaggcaaaatCTAAGCCATCAGTAAGTTTAGccaaacaagaagaaaaaaaaaaaatacagaatggtCTTTATTGTAGCATTAATTTTGAGAGACTAGTTCTTAAGTAGAAGGTCTAATGTTCAAAGATAATTAACactgatatttattttataatttttttatagctGGGGACTTGTActaattttctgtaaatgaacAAAGGTTTTAGATCATTCCACTCATATGTGAATGAGAACACATGAGCCTAAGCTAGAAGGTGGTTGAATATAATATTCCATGCTACCATACCATGCCCATGCCTGTGGTGCTTCTACTGCTGCCTGTGTAGTTCTGCCCATGGAGACAGTTCTGTCTGGGCACAGTGCTTCTGAAAACAGCACCTGGCAAAGACCCATAGATAAGACTGTAGCAGTAGAGATAATGTAAATGGACTGAAGGTATGAGCATTTGTGTGGGTCTGCATCACCTAACTTGTGTCTTACCTTGCtcattttgcaaaggaaaaagtgcTTATTATTGGTCAGTATTCTGACTCCCTTCCACTTCAGAAATTCTACTTTAACTCTTATTTTTTAGTTTACTTCCATGTTTATTTCTGGTAAAATGAACCTTCTGCTTTTACAAGTTGATGTTTTTATGGTTTGAATCCCCACATATCCCAAGAACAAGTATTATTCAATTTTAAGAAGCTTTCTGTTCATGTAGTAAGAATACTCGATCTTCCAGAGAATCTGTTGTTGGAAGCCCGTACAAATATTTAAGGCTAATCTTTAAACTAATAAAACATTGAGGTAAAGGCGTTACATAGCTTATTCATTGGAACACTAGTCTTAATATCTGAGGCTTGATTGTAATGGTCTTTTGGAGAGATTAGGAGGAAGGACAATGTTTAAAGCCCCCTTCTAGATCATTTCATGAAAGGAAGCTGGAGCATAGCTGAATCATAGCATCAGTTGTCTTTTCTGGGTGAAGGGTGAATACCACCCGTGTAAGATCAAACAGAAGTGAAATTACAGAAGCCCAGATATGGAAATGCAGAAATCCTGTTATGAACCGTATCCATTCTGCGACTAGTGTCAGAAAGTGCTGGCGCACGCATCTTGAGCAGCgctgctgtgggagactgtctTATTGGGGCCATGCGCTGCTGGGTTAATGCCAGGGGAATGAGAGCCTTTACATTTCATATGGTGAGCTGGTCTGAGTGGATCAGCCGTGTATTTAGGACAAGACTAGTGGTGAAGGATTAATACTGCCCTGTGCTGCCTTGGTCGGACATCTCTGTGATCCTCAGGGAATCCAGCACagctgagagaactggaaaaaggaAACCTCAAACCTCCTGGTGCAAAAAACCAAATGTGGGCACAATGGAAGGGATGGAAAACAGGCTTTGGCAAGGGCCACAGCTGAGCAATGAGGGTAAAAGGTAACAGAGGCTGCAGAATTTGGGGGTATTCCCAGTGTTAGCATAGCAGATTCAGTTTTAGGTTGTTGTTGAAACGAGGTCTTAACAACAGTTAGGGAACAGGGAGCTGAAATAGGTCTGCTCTCAGCATGcacaacaaggaaaaaaggaagaggggaggaaatactgctttttcaaaCCAGGAAGATATTAAAGGTCAGCTGCTGGCAGATCAAAAGCCATTGAAGTGGTTTGCAAGTATACTCTATTGAATGGAGTAACGAGACTTTCCAGAATCCGTTCACACATCAGACATTCGTGCCCAATGCTTTGAGATTTTCAGTGCATATGACAATTTAAAATGTAGAATGATGGTGACAGACAAATGATGACACTTATTGAGTAAATAGCTGGAGTTTGGACTAAGATTAAAATTAACAATATAATACTCAAAACACTGTTCAGTTGTGTTTTACTGTGTTCTTAAAGCAtggtttttatttctaagtAGTTGAAAAACAACCATCTTTTCACACAGAAGTCTTTAAACATGTTATGGCACGTTATAGCTATAAAATCATAATAGATAAGGGATTACTCTAAAAAAAGGGGGGCATTAAATTTAATATACTTAGATGCAAGGATTCTGATTTGATAAATAGGATTTTTTGGTGATGTTTCATAAAAAGCTATAAAATTTCTTGTTCCAAATAGAACAATTAAAGAAGCCATCCAATTAATTAATGGGAAGTTGTACAATTACAaatcctggggtttttttattttttctttctttttttccctttatcttTGTCAAAGACTTCATTCTTTTTGTCTTGTAGTTATGGGTATGTAACTCAAAAAaccaatttaattaaaatagtcAGTTTAATTCCTTCTGAAAAGTTCTGTTTTACAGGtgttttttccttggaaaacttGCCTTGCATAGGTCTTCTATTTCTATTGCAAAATGCAATAAAAGCTTATTATTCCAGGAACTGATGCCAAGAAGGTGCAATAAATGATATTGTGAAAAAATGGTGAGATTTTACAAATGATTACAGCAGCTTTCTCTCACAAAATATGTGCTGGCATCATTCAAGAAAGGTAGTGTGAATTGGCTTATATAAATCCACATTAGTAAGGATAACGAGTTTGGGCAGGAAAGATTAAACTTAGTTGTGGATCTTGTTCTGATCATCGTTTCACTTGAAGTGAATGCATCACCTGTGCTATGATCTCCACAGATGATGGCTTTCTTTTGTACATGTATTAGTGTTAATGCAGCATAATTTGGTTTTGGTCCTATCAGAGTATATTATAAATGCTTCTCGCTATATGTGGAGTTTTATCTACAACATCAGTAGGCATGTGTACGAACAACTAGAATGTAGTACTGTAtctatatgtaattttttttttttttaagtctctgCCAATTGATATAAGTTATTTTCTTGTGAGGTGttggtcttttttcccccctttccctcaTGTTGTCTCTTTCTTACACACATTTTATGTATCCTCTGTAG
Encoded proteins:
- the GABRG1 gene encoding gamma-aminobutyric acid receptor subunit gamma-1, with translation MVGKIWIPDTFFRNSRKSDAHWITTPNRLLRIWSDGRVLYTLRLTINAECYLQLHNFPMDEHSCPLEFSSYGYPRNEIEYKWKKTSVEVADPKYWRLYQFAFVGLRNTTEISHTLSGDYIIMTIFFDLSRRMGYFTIQTYIPCILTVVLSWVSFWINKDAVPARTSLGITTVLTMTTLSTIARKSLPKVSYVTAMDLFVSVCFIFVFAALMEYGTLHYFTSNRKGDKGKEKKAKSKPSKPPAIAVRPGSTLIPINNINHLPERDDDYGYECLEGKDCASFFCCFEDCRTGSWREGRIHIRIAKIDSYSRIFFPTAFALFNLVYWIGYLYL